CGGTACTGACTGTGCAAAAGTTTAAAGATGAAGCAGAAGCCATCCAGCTTGCGAATGATACCCCATATGGCCTCGCAGCAGGTGTATTTTCACAAGACGGTGCGAAGGCATTAAGAGTGATTAAGAAAATAAGAGCCGGAATTACATGGATTAATGCCTACAATCTAGCCTACAACGAAGCACCGTGGGGAGGATACAAGCAGAGCGGAATTGGTCGAGGGTTAGGAACATTTGGTTTAGATGAGTTTAGTGAGGTAAAACAAATCAACATTAATTTAGAAGTGGAGCCAACCAAGTGGTTTGATCATTAAAAATGGAGAAGTAGAGATAAATGAGTAAAAGAGAGTGAGTAATGCTTACATCGAAGAAATTTTTGACTAATAATAGAGGATGCATTTTTTAATTTGCCAATATTTTAAAACTTAATGATTTTCAAATATTAATTCTGAAGATGGGCTTTAACAGAAAGAAAGCTGTCAGCCTACTTGATTATTTTACGAGTAAAAGGCCAGTTCATCAAGATTTGTCTTTTTTAAGACCTAATAAGACATGCATAGTATTTGAATTATATTCTCCGAGCTCTTTCTCAGTGGCGTTTACTAAGAAAAATCGAGTAATCAGAAAATATGTTGGTTCCTAGTAGTCATTATTGACTCCTAGTTTTATAAGTTGGCATGAAGCATGCGTATATTATCGAGAACGTAATACAAGTGGGAGGCAACGTACATGTCGAATAATGAAAAACAACACCTTAATTTACCTTTTACCGGAATCTGTACTTTCGGGAAATATCCCGTGTGTCCTGATCTAGACCAGCTAGATGCAGATGTAGCTGTCATTGGAGTCCCAAATGATATGGGAACACAATGGAAGTCAGGCGCAAGAATGGGTCCAAGAGGAATTCGTGAAGGCTCTACATTATATAGTTTCGGGTTAGATGGAGCCTATGATATTGAAAATGATATCATGTATCTTGGCCCGAAATGGAAAGTTGTTGATTGCGGTGATGTAGACATGGTACATGGGGATATGATCCAATCCCATGATAATACGGAAGAAGCCATTCGAAAAATCGTTTCAAAAGGTGCAATGCCGGTTGTTTTAGGTGGAGATCATTCCATTACAATTCCAGTAGGAAAGGGCTTGGATGAACTCGGGCCATTTCATGTGATCCAGATTGATGCGCATTTAGACTGGGCAGATCACCGTTCAGGAATGCGGGTTGGACATGGAAGCTGCATCCGCCGCTTATCTGAAATGAATCATGTTCAAAAGATTTTTCAATTGGGCATTCGTGGAATCAGCAGCAGTAAAAAAGAAGATGTCGATGCTGCCAGAGAATACGGAAGTGTCATCTTGTCTCCCCGCCAAATGAGAAAGATGGG
This sequence is a window from Brevibacillus sp. JNUCC-41. Protein-coding genes within it:
- the speB gene encoding agmatinase: MSNNEKQHLNLPFTGICTFGKYPVCPDLDQLDADVAVIGVPNDMGTQWKSGARMGPRGIREGSTLYSFGLDGAYDIENDIMYLGPKWKVVDCGDVDMVHGDMIQSHDNTEEAIRKIVSKGAMPVVLGGDHSITIPVGKGLDELGPFHVIQIDAHLDWADHRSGMRVGHGSCIRRLSEMNHVQKIFQLGIRGISSSKKEDVDAAREYGSVILSPRQMRKMGFEQVLELIPAGEKYYITMDIDGLDPSIAPATGTPSPGGLLYDEVNELLHGIAKRGEVIGFDMVEVATPYDHTGITGQVAARLSLDLLSYVLKEKEKNRLQSAIIKRRNS